Proteins from one Caulobacter sp. X genomic window:
- a CDS encoding DUF1801 domain-containing protein: MVQSKAANVDDFLAEVPPDRRPALDRLRGLCRERFGAERELMAFGMPGYGDPKAPLVSFNSQKHYIALYVGRAALDAFPERMAGVDRGGGCARWKKAEAIDFDLVADLLDHVREHGRGAC, translated from the coding sequence ATGGTCCAGTCCAAGGCGGCGAACGTCGACGACTTCCTGGCGGAGGTCCCGCCGGATCGCCGCCCGGCGTTGGACCGCCTCCGGGGCCTCTGCCGCGAGCGCTTCGGCGCCGAGCGCGAGCTCATGGCGTTCGGTATGCCGGGCTATGGCGATCCCAAGGCGCCGCTGGTCTCTTTCAACAGCCAGAAGCATTACATCGCGCTCTATGTCGGGCGAGCGGCGCTGGACGCCTTCCCGGAGCGCATGGCGGGCGTCGATCGCGGCGGCGGCTGCGCACGCTGGAAGAAGGCCGAGGCGATCGACTTCGACCTCGTCGCCGACTTGCTGGATCACGTCCGCGAGCACGGCCGCGGCGCCTGTTAG